TTGAATCAATTTAACCGGTAATGTTTTCCTAGACCAGAACTGCCAAGAAGGCGGCTTGGCCATCAGTCTAGCCTTAGCCTGCTGCAACATATTATCAGCAAAATCGACCGCATAAATATCCGCCTTAGGATAATGCTGATAAAGCTGCTCGGTTAACAAACCGGTACCACAACCAAGCTCGAGAATTGAATGCTTATCACTGGTTAATAGCAAAGTGCGTTCTGCCATATCCTCCGCAGTTCGACGCTGCACTACGGCCGCCTCATCATAGGTATCTGCCGCTTTTGAAAAATGTTGTCTAACACGCAGGCGATTAATCAAATGACTTCCCAGTATTTATAAAATTAGTTATATATTTGCTGGTTAATTCGGGGTGCGATAGAAATGGAATATGCGCAGCACCCTCTAAAACCTTAACTTGCCCCGCTTCCGCTTGCTCAACCCAGACCTGCAGGCCTAACGCAGAAACTAATGGATCATTTTCACCCAGCAGCCACAAACAAGGTCGTTTATTGTGGCTCATTTTCTCTCGCAGGTCTAGTGACTGCAGTAGCTGTAGGCCCTGGTAAAGCCCTTTAAAAGTGGCAAGTTTTCGACCTAAATATTGCTCTCGAAGTTGTTTAGTAAATACTCGTGCCTGATCACCACCTTGGCACTGCAATGCATAAAACTTATGCAGTAGCGCTTTACCATCTTCTTGCAACGCATGAATAAAATCTATCATGAGCGTTGGTGCCACGCCATAACGCCACCCCTGTGCTTGCTGAAAACAGGGGGTGGATGCCAAATTCACTACACCCAAAATACGCTCCGGGTTCTGTAAAAATATTTGCTGAGCCATCAAACCACCCAAAGACCAACCCAGTAACCAAGTCGGTTGATCGGGTAATCTGGCGACCAAGTCTGCCAACCAGGCCTGGTTCACTTGACCTGCTGTTGCACTTAACGATAAAGCTATTTCCGCCTGCTCACCAAACCCAGGTAATTCAATAAAATGCAATTTAAAGAGTTCTGCCAAGTATTTTTCTGCCCAAGCCTGCCAAACCTGATTATCAGCTCCCCAGCCATGAATTAGGACTAAACTAGGCCTATCTCGCTCTACTGCCATTAAACTCTCCCAACAAAGCCTGAACAAGTGGTTATAAATTAGGCAAAAATAGCCACTAAATTTGAAAAAAACAAGTTTTAATAAAAAAAAACATAAAAAACACCTAAGTTTTGAAAACTAAGTAGTCTTTTAGAAAAATACTGTGGTAGGATTAACTCACGTCATCAAATCCGATGATGAATTTTTTGTATTTTGAGGTAGTTATGTCAGATTTAGTTACAGGCACCGTTAAATGGTTTAACGATGAAAAAGGTTTCGGTTTCCTAGCACAAGAAAATGGTCCAGATGTATTTGTCCATTTCCGCGCAATCAATGGTAGTGGCCGTAGAACTTTAGTTGAAGGTCAAGCTGTGACGTTCAACATCACTGAAAGTGATAAAGGTTTACAAGCGGATAACGTTACCGCGCTGTAAATTTAATTGCACTAAACCTTGTGTTAATGCAATCGAAACCGTGAAGTTTTCAACTCCACGGTTTTTTTATACCCATAAAATATATAAGATACATGAAGGAGCATTCCATGGCACGCTTAACCCGTTTTGTATTGCCGATGATGATTTTTCTTGGACTCGCGATGCCGATTCAAGCCCAAACCCTCAAACCCGTTCCAGAAATCCAAGGCCCAACGCAAGACCGCTTCCCGGGCGACCCCGCCACGCACAAAGTCGTCTATATGTTTAATCAGGCAGATAATGACTATCAAACATCGATTCTTAATTCTATTCAAGCCATGCTAAGAATGTATGACGACGATGTCGAGATTGCGGTGGTGGTGATCGGTCCAGGAATTCACGTGTTAGCGAAAGAACCACAGCGTGAAGTCGATCCTTTAATTTACGAACGGGTTGAAAGTTTTGCCAATGACTATAACGTACGCTGGATTGCTTGCGGCAACACTATGAACTCTATTGGTTGGCAACACGACGATATGCGCCCATTTGCTGAATATGTTGAAGTGGGTGCATCGGCCCTAATGGAGCTACAAGCCAATGGCTTTGCATTTATTGCTTGGTAATATCAGCAAAGGCCTCAATCAAACGAGCAATCTGCTCAGGATGATGTTCGGCACTGAGCGTAATTCGTAAACGTGCTTGCGCTACTGTGGGTGGTCGGATGGCGGCCACCCAAAAACCTTGGTGTTTTAATTGCTCACTCCAGGCTAACGCCTGTTCGGAACTCGCACACAACACCGGTTGAATCGCACTTTGCGAGGCGGTCAAATCTAATCCTAGCGCACTTAAACCGCTGCGCAATTGGGCAATATTAGCATTCAACTGGGCTCTAAGATCATCTCCCTCCATTACAAGCTCTAAGGCTTTCAGCGTTGCTAAGGCGTTTAATGGTGACATCGCCGTGGTGTAGATAAACGGTCTTGCAAACTGAATCAAACTCTCAATAAGCACCTCACTCCCGGCTACAAACGCACCACTGGTGCCAAACGCTTTACCAAAGGTACCCATCAATACGTGATCCGCCGCAGGGGTCAGCCCAAAGTAACTGAAGCTGCCGCGCCCCTGCTCACCCAATACACCCATCGCATGCGCATCATCAACCAGTAACCAGGCCTGGTGCTCATGGGCTAATTTCGCCAAAGCCACAATATCCGCTAAGTCACCATCCATGCTGAACACGCTATCGGTCACAATCATCGACTGACCTTCCGCCCGTTCCAGCCGCCGCGCCAAAGCCTGATAATCCAAATGAGGGTAACGTTTAAACGCGGCCGCTGATGCCAGCGCCCCATCGATTAAGGAGGCATGATTCAGCTTATCGCCTACAATTAGGTCGCCGGCCTGCAACAGGGTTTGTTGAACCGCCAAATTGGCCATATAACCGGTAGAAAATAGCAACGCCCGCTCGACACCTAACCATTCGGCCAACGCCAGCTCAAGTTGATGGTGATACTCATGGTGCCCAGTGACCAGATGCGCGGCACCCGAGCCCCATCCCGCTGTTGAGTCTGCCGCTAACACCTGCTTGATCGCTGCATGACTCGCCAGCCCCAAGTAATCATTGGCGCAAAAATTAATATAGGGCTGGCCATTGACAACCATCGTTACACCCTGAGGGCTCGATACAATAGGCCGCTGTCGATACAAGGCTTGCGCTCGACGCTCCGCTAAACGCGGACCAAACCTTTGTGCGATAGAGCCGGTCATCGTCACCTATCCCTCTTAGGCTAAGCAGACACAGCCGCAGTCGACACAGCCATCTCCGCCTTGGCTGTCAAATGAACATTAATTCCCAATTTTTTAAACAACTGGTGATCGTGATCCGCTTCAGGATTATCGGTGGTCAGCAACTTATCACCATAAAAAATTGAATTCGCGCCGGCAAAAAAGCACCAGGCCTGCGCCTGTTCATTCAACGACATCCGCCCCGCCGATAAACGCACATACGACTTAGGCATTAAAATTCGCGCCGTCGCAATCACCCGAATAAAATCAAACGGATCGGTTTTATCCCGCATCTCGGCTAACGGCGTACCATCAATCGGCACCAATAGATTAATCGGTACCGAATCTGGATGATGACTCATATTGGCAAAGGTTTTTAGCAACTCGGCCCGATCCTGCTGGGCTTCACCCATCCCAATAATGCCACCAGAGCAGACATTAATCCCCGCATCACGCACTTTATCAATAGTATCTAAACGATCCTGAAACGAGCGCGTGGTAATCACCTGCGGATAATAGGCTTCAGAGGTATCCAAATTATGATTGTAATAATCCAGGCCTGCTTCTTTTAGCTGTTGTACTTGCTCATCATCCAACATACCAAGGGTCATACAGGTTTCCATGCCCAAATCACGCACTACCTTCACCATTTCCAGCACCACTGGAAAATCTTTTTTATTCGGGTTGCGCCAAGCCGCACCCATACACAAACGCGTGGCGCCTTGTGCTTTCGCCTGCATGGCTTTGTCTAACACCTCTTGTACCGCCAGCATTTTTTGCTTTTCTAGGCCGGTGTCATAACGTGCACTTTGCGAGCAATAAGCACAGTCCTCAGCACAACCGCCTGATTTTATGTTAACCAACGTACTCACCTGAACCTCAGATGGGTTAAAATACTTACGATGAATACCGTGAGCCTGAAACATAAGATCATGAAAAGGTTGCGCCATAATGGCCCGAATTTCAGCGACCGACCAATCATGACGTAGCGAATCAACTTGCTGCATAGCGACACCTAAACCTAAAAATAAAGGCTTATTATAGCCCAAGCACATGGAGATGCCGATGCATTGGCTAGAGAAATGGTTATTTCCGCCCTGTTGTGTTGTAACTAGCGCACCAACGGATAGGCTTGACCTCGACCCTAGATTTATTCAACAGTGGCAACGCTATGGTGACGCTTGCCCCTGCTGTGCGGCGCTAAGTCCACAAGGCAAAATCTGCGCTCAATGCCAAAATACAACGCCTCGATTAATCAATTACACCCAAGTTGCTTTTGCTTTTCGGGGTGAGCTTCGCAAACTGGTACACCAGTTTAAATACATGGAACAACTGCACTTAAGCCGACTATTTGCCACACTGATGCAACAACAACTCAGACTAGAGCCGGTCGATGCACTCGTACCCATTCCATTACACCCGCGCCGACTCACTCAACGTGGCTATAACCAAGCCTATGAAATCGCTCGTGTTTTAAGTAAAAACCTCCAGATTCCAATCTACAGCGGTCTCGTTCGCCAACAAGCCACCTCGAGTCAAACCTTACTCAACCGCAGCCAGCGCCAACAAAATCTCGTCAATGCCTTTGCTATCAAACCCAATCAGCAAGCCGAACTGCTTAAGCTCCAGCGCATCGCCCTTATTGATGATGTCATTACCACCGGAGCTACCCTGCAGGCCGCCGCCCAACAGCTTAAAAAACACCATCCTCGCTTAGAAATTCATGCCTGGGCTTTGGCAAAAACACGTTAAATCATCAAGTTAGCTATGCTAGTATGATAAAAAAGATTAGTCAGAGAGTTCCCCTATGCCGCGCATCTTAATTGCACCCGATAGCTTTAAAGGCTCGTTATCTGCCGTCGATTTTTGCCGCATCAGCCAACAATTAATTCAGCAACATTGGCCGGAAGTCGCGGTCATTTCTCGACCACTCTCAGATGGGGGTGAAGGTTTTGTTGATGCCTTCTGCTATGCCGGCTTGGCACAAAGCCAGTCGGTTGAAACACAAGATCCTCTGGGTCGAAACGTCACTGCGCACTATGCTTGGCAGGCGAGCACCCAAACCGCCATTGTTGAAATGGCCCAAGCATCTGGTCTGCCCAGATTAGCGCCTAACGAACGCAACCCACTGCACACCAGTAGTTATGGCGCTGGCTTAATTATCAAAGCGGCCATTGAACGAGGCGCTCAGCGGATTATTTTAGGACTTGGCGGCAGTGCCACCAACGACGGCGGCGTTGGCGCTTTGCAGGCGTTAGGGATTCCCTGTTTAGATAAACAGGGACGAGCGATTTCACAAGGTGGTGGCGCACTACAGCATTTAGCCAGCATTGGAGAGATTCCACCCCACTTACAAAAGATAGAATGGCTAATAGCCTGCGATGTCACTAACCCGCTGACAGGACCACAAGGCGCAACGGCCGTCTATGGCCCACAAAAGGGGCTACAACCGGAACAATTTACCATCTTAGAAAACGGACTAGCCCACTTTGCGGATTTGGTGAAACAGCAATTTAGTCGTGCGATATTAACCCAACCTGGAGCGGGTGCGGCTGGCGGCATGGCGGGTGGATTTATTGGCATACTCGGCGCACAGACTCAGAATGGTTTTGATCTTTTGGCCGAAGCAACCGAATTTAAACAGTTATTTGAGCAACCGAATCAGCCAATAGACCTAGTGATTACCGGCGAAGGTAAGCTTGATGCCCAGACACGCCATGGCAAACTCCCAATGCGAGTCGCGCAATTAGCTCAACAGCACCAAGTTCCTACCCTCGCACTCTGTGGTCAATTAGCCGTTGCGCCCCATGAGCTCAATGAGTTTTTAGCTATTTTTAGCTTAGTACCAGGCCTGGTTACGGAAACTCATGCGCTAGACAATGCACCGGCTTGGCTAGAACAACGCCTCTACTCAGCGCTCAAACTTTTCTATCGCGGCTGAATCGGCTCGCTAATCTGCTGGTAATCACCCCACTAATCCGTCTGCATCGCCCAAAGCGGATTCACATCATCAATCTGCGCTGGCATCAACCAGAGCACTTGATAAGGCGCCATTAACAGTTGATTCTCGGCGGTATCATAGGTCTGTTGATCCAATAAATTCACCCACTGATCATTTTGCGATGCAACCATAGGTAAATCGGCTAGCTGATGAACTAAATCAAAATTCTGAAAGTCATTGGTTAAGTTAAACACCGCCAACAGAGGAAACTTCAGCTCCTCCAAACCTCGCCATAGCGCAAAAAATGCCGGCCCTAAATCAAGCACCTGCTGTCTAGTGTCCGGATGAAAGGCGCGATGTTTTTTACGTCGTTTTAAAACCGCGACTAAGCGCTTTAAAACCTTGGCATTTGGCGAATGCTCACGCGCCAATAACGCCTCCAGATAAGGTCGCTCCCATTTGCGTCGATTAATCGAACGCGTGCGCCCCGTGCGCTCAACACCCTCTTGATCATTCACCGTGGCCAGCAAGCTATGAATATAGAGCGCAGGTATCCCTTGCAAACTCAACATAATCAACTGAGAACAAATAAAACGGTCAACTTGCCATTGATCTGGCCCTAAGCCATGACAGGTTTCTCGAAATGCGCTAAATAATGAAATATTAATTTCATAGGGTGACTGAGTGCCATCTGGACGACTGCGCATTGACACATAGCCGCCTTGCCGATGCATACCGGCAATAAGGTCTTCGATTTCACGTTCTGGCAATAAACCTTCGACGGGACGCAAACCGATACCGTCATGCGATGCGGTAAAGTTTAAATAATTACAGCCTGGCGGGGGCGCGGCTAAATCCTGCGCCCAAGCCGTCAGATAGTTGCCATCCCCACGATACAGCGCGTGCAACACCAATGGAGCCAGGCTGAACTGATAGACTAGATGCGCTTCATCCCCGGCCCCAAAATACGAAACATTTTCTTGATGCGGCACATTCGTTTCAGTCAGTACCAAACTATTTGGGCTCACCCAGGCCATCACATCACGAATCATCTTTACCACCTCATGGGTTTGTGGCAGATGAATCGACGGAGTACCCAATACTTTCCATAAAAACGCCACCGCATCCAAACGAACGATTTCCGCACCCTGCTCAATATAAAACAGTAACACCTCCAGCATCTTAAGCAACACCGCCGGATTCTCAAAGTTGAGATCGATTTGGTCGGCACTAAAGGTAGCCCAAACCCATTTGCGCCCAGCATGAGTATAAGCTGGCACTAGCAACGGGGTATTGCGTGGCCGCACGACCATCGACACATCGGTACTTGGGTCTACCTCAATAAAAAACTGATTAAACGGCGCTACATTTGCTTTGAAGTCAGTAAACCATAAGCTTTCCCGCGATACATGATTCAGCACATAATCAAACATCAATTTATAGCGTTTATGCAAAGCGGCGATATCCGCCCAGTCACCCAAATCGGGATCGACTTGCAAATAATCAATCACGGAAAACCCATCATCGGAACTATAGGGAAAGAAGGGCAGCAGATGCACGTGACTAATCGCATCCTGTACATGCTTTTGCAAAAACGCATCTAATACCTGCAGTGGCATCCCCGCGCTGGCATCGTAAATGCTGTCGCCATAACTAATCAGCACGACATCCTGCTGCGACCAGCTCGGTGATGACTGTTGCACTTGCTCCGAGTTATCTGACGTGGCTAATCGACTCCGCGACGTTTGCATGGCATTACAAAGCTGCTCAAAACACGCATGAGCTTGCTCCATTGGATACAATCGCTGCAAACGGGCCAGTATTTGGGCTAAATGGGGGTCTAAGCTTGACATATTTCACTCCAAACGTTAGCTATTATCTCGTTCAACGGCTTCACGCAACTCTTGCAAAATACTCGGTCGGGCACTAATTACCCGGTTCCAGTTAGGCACAAAAGGCTGCTCATCGACCATCGCAATAAACGCATCACCGGCGCTAATAATATTGTCCGCAAACAGTTCCACCACGCGCTCTTCCTCATGACGATCAAGTGTCAGACCGTTCATTTCAGCATCAAAGGCATAGGATTCTAACTGGTCCAACGCGGTTCGATGATAGACCGCACGAATCGAGCGCAAGGTCGCCCGTGAAAACTGATGTCCGCTGGTCGCTAATTTACGGTACAAGGATTTTGCAATGTCCTGACTCATCCGCGATAAGCCACCGTTGGCATCATCAAACGAAACCTGTTGATGTTTATGATCATAGCGATCCGCAATCTCTACCTGACAAACGCGACGATTCGAAAAATTACGCCGAATTTCCGCCAATATCCCAATTTCCAGTCCCCAGTCGCTTGGAATACGAACATCACGCAAGGCATTCACTTCAAGCGCAAACTCACCGGCTAAGGGATATCGAAAGGAATCCAAATAGGCTAATAAGTCATCTGGCCCTAACACGGTTTCCAAAGCGCGTAATAAGGGTGTGACCAATAAACGCGCCACCCGACCATTAAGCTTGCCATCGGCATGACGCGCATAGTAGCCCTTTGAAAACACGAAGTTAAAGGTTGGGTGCGCCACAGGGTAGAATAAGCGCGCCAACATCTCACGCTCATAGGTAATAACATCGCAATCATGCAACGCGACAACTTGCGCCCGCTGCGAGGCCAACACATAACCAAAACAACCCCAAACGTTTTTGCCTTTACCTGGCTCCTGCGGTGCTAAACCCAAATCGACTAAAGGTTGCATTACGCCTTGGATGTTGGGGCCATCGTTCCACAAAATCTTATGGGCTTGCGGTAAGCGAGCAAAAAACCGTTTGGCAAAATCAAACTCTTGCTGATTGGCACGGTCTAGGCCAATCACAATTTCGGTCAAATAAGGCACTTGCGCCAGCTCATCAACAATTTTGCTCAAGGCGGCGCCAGATAACTCACTGAATAACGAGGGCAAAATTAATGTCATTGGACGCGACTGGCTAAACTGCATCAAGTCTTTTTCTAATGCTTCAACCGAACGCTGGGTTAAATTATGAAACGTGGTTACCGTGCCATTTTGAAAAAAATCGCTCATATTGCCTCCTGAAAAATACGCTGAATAACTGCCTGAATCCAACCGTTAGGTGCTGCCAGTGGACTATAAATGACCTCATAACCAGGCCTGGTCGCAAGTTTGAGATAAGAACCGTCTGGCTTGGGCATCACCACCGCCACATCAGCCGCCATCAACATGGCTCGGTCGTTTTCACCATCACCTAGGGCTAAAACTTTATAAGTTGCGGTTGGCAACCCGCTGTGTGGGTCGGCCAGTAAGTGCTGTAATGCTGTCGACTTCGAATGGTGTCCCATCAGATGATAAAATCGACCACCGGCCACACATTGCAACCCCAGTGAGGCAATAAAAGTTTGAAATTGTTTCAACAGCGCCTCAGTGCCCAACCACTGAATCGGTTCCGTTACCCAGCGAGTTTTGGCTAGACGGGCTTCCTCCACAGACAACCCAGTTGCTTTCGCCACCTCGGCCACTGACCAATCGCTAAAACCCACAAAGCTAGCCTCCTCCTGTTGGTCACGCCAATGGTGTAATTTCGGTAAAAAATCTGTCAACAAGGCGCCGTAACAAGTCGTGGCATGATGTGCGACAACGCCGCCATTTTCAGCAATAACCGGTGAGGATAAATTTAATTGATGGCGCCAAGCAGACAGCTCAGCCAGAGTTTTTGAGGAATTCAGGATAACGGGAATATGCTGGCTTTGCAGGCGCTCAATAATCTCGGCAATTCCCGAGACATCATACGTATGATGATTGAGCAGCGTACCGTCTAGATCCGTCGTGATCAACCAATCAATCATGGTGATCCCCCGCGCTTAGTAATAAGTTATTTTTATTAAATCATACTTTTTCGGGATCACCAAATCACACAGATATCGACTAGGCGGGAGTTAAATTCGCATAGGCCATCACCAACCACTTTACACCGGCATGCTTAAACGACACTTGAATACGGGTATGATCGCCACTGCCTTCCGTGGCCATTACCACCCCCTGACCAAACTTTTGATGGAATACAGCTTGGCCTAAAGATAACCCCGTCTCATTCGTGGCGGCGTTTTGTGTCGAGGCTTCATTACCCCAAGCACGAGTGGGTTGCACGCGCCCAGACATGCGCACCCAGTTCACCGCATCTTCGGGTAACTCACGCAAAAATCGCGATGGCTGGCTGTAAATCTCATTGCCATGTAACCGACGGCGTTGCGCAGCACACATAAACAAACGTTGCTCCGCCCGGGTAATGCCCACATAAGCCAACCGCCGCTCTTCCTCAAGGCGCGAAGGATCGTCTTGTGACGACTGTGACGGAAACAGCCCTTCCTCCATACCCACCATAAAGACTAAGGGAAATTCCAAGCCTTTTGCAGCGTGCAACGTCATCAACTGAATAGCCGACTCCCCAGCACTTGCTTGATTATCGCCTGCTTCCAAGGTCGCTTGCGCTAAGAAATTGAGCAGACTATTGTCGTTATCGGTATCCGCCTGCAGATCTTGGCGTTTTTCAAAACTCGCCGCCGCGTTAACCAGCTCGTCTAAGTTTTCTAATTTGGATTGACCTTGCTCGGAGCGATCTTTTTCGTAATGTGCCTGTAACCCCGAATCCTGCATCACCTGCAATACAAAATCCGCTAAAGCCAAACTCGGTTGCAAGCTTGCCAACTCGGTAATTAAATTCAAAAAGCCTTGCAACGCACCTTTAGCTCTTGCAGCTAATCCACCTTGGTTAAGCAGTAACTCACTCGCTTGCCACATTGAGCAGGCCTGGTCACGCGCCAAATCACGCACCTGTTGCATGGTTTTATCACCCAAGCCACGAGTTGGCAGATTGTAAACTCGCTCAAAAGCGGCATCATCCGCCGAGTTCATAATCAAGCGTAAATAGGCCAACACATCTTTAATTTCAGCACGGTCATAAAAGCGCAAACCACCATAAATACGATAGGGCATCTCCGCTTGCAGTAAACCCTGTTCAAACACCCGCGATTGCGAATTAGAGCGATACAAAATGGCAACCTGTTCCCGTGTACCACCCTCACGCAACCAGCCCTGGATTTGCTCAATAACATATTGACACTCATCCAAATCATTAAAAGCCTCATAGATGAGTATCGGCTCACCCGGCTCGCCGTCACTCCACAGATTTTTGCCCATCCGCTCGGTGTTGTGTGAAATTAAATGATTGGCGGCCAGCAAAATGCGATTAGTCGACCGATAGTTTTGCTCAAGGCGCACCAAGGCCACCTCGGCAAACTGCTGCTCAAATAAGCGGATATTTTCGACCTTGGCACCCCGCCAGCCGTAAATCGACTGATCATCATCACCTACGACAAACAAACGCCCGCGACCACCAGCAAGCACACGCAACCAAGCATATTGCAAACTATTGGTATCTTGAAACTCATCCACCAAAATGTGCTGATAACGCTGTTGATAAAAGGCCAACACCTCGGGGGAGCGCAACCAAAGTTCGTGCGCACGCAATAACAATTCGGCAAAATCAACCAGGCCTGCTTGTTGGCACTGTTGTTCATAAGATTCATAAACCGCTACCAGGGTTTTTAAATAGGGGTTATGACCCGCATCAACGTGTTTAGCACGTCGTCCCTCTTCTTTTTCACTATTAATAAATCCGACCACCTGCTTGACTGGCCACTGGGTTTCATCAAGATTCATGGCTTTTAATAAGCGTTTAACCATCCGCTTTTGATCGTCACTATCTAAAATCTGAAAGGCTTGCGGCAGGCCTGCTGCTTGATAGTGCTGGCGTAGGAGCTGATAAGCAATACCATGAAAAGTGCCCATGGTGACACTTTTAGCCGCCGGCCCCATCAGTGCTTCCATGCGTCCGCGCATTTCGCGTGCGGCTTTATTGGTAAACGTCACCGCCAACACATTGTAGGGGCTGGCGCCTAGCACTTCGACCACCCAGGCAATTCGATGCACCAATACACGGGTTTTTCCCGAACCGGCACCAGCCAACACCAAGCCATGGCCTGTTTCTAGTGTGACCGCTTGGCGCTGCGCATCATTTAAACCATCCAAAATATAATTTACATCCATATTCTATCTCTACTCAACCGACTAAATTCGCTACTATGCTAGGCGAATTTGAACCAAAAGTGAAAAAACCCTGTTTATAAGTTTTTTTTTATGATAAAGCTTGCAACATTAAACCCTTTGGTGTAAAAATGCTCTCTTAGTTTTAGACTATACAGATCCCCCGCTTAAGTTAATATGCTTACAAAGAAATTTTTAATTTAAGCAATCTGCCATATTCCGTACGAACGCCTCTAATTCCCTTAAATATTACAAATATTTAGGGTAGTCGTACCCAAATAAAATAATAATAAGGAGTTACCTTATGAGTGACAAAATTTTTGTAACCTCAGATGCCAATTTTGAAGCGGAAGTATTAAATTCAAGCTTACCTGTACTTGTTGACTTTTGGGCAGAATGGTGTGGCCCATGTAAAATGATTGCCCCTATTCTTGACGACATTGCTACCGAATATGCGGGCAAAGTTAAAGTGGTTAAATTAAATATTGATGAAAACCCATCAACACCACCGCAATATGGTGTTCGTGGCATTCCAACACTTATGTTATTTAAGAATGGTGAAGTAGATGCGACTCAGGTTGGCGCGCTTTCTAAATCGCAGCTTTGCACCTTCTTAGATAACAATTTGTAATACACACGTTATTTGGGCCCCAAAGGCCCTTTTTTTATTTAGCCTCAGCTCACAACGCTTAATTCCTTTTGACTCACCTTATTCCAACACTTATATGTGATACCAACTGATTATGAATCTAACAGATCTAAAAAAACTTTCTGCCGCATCGCTACTTGATATGGCCAACGACATGGGGCTTGATAACCTAGCTCGTCAACGTAAACAAGACATTATTTTTGCCATTCTTAAGGGTCACGCTCAAAAGGGCGAAGACATTTTTGGCGAAGGCGTTCTTGAAATTTTGCCCGACGGCTTCGGTTTCTTGCGCTCCGGTGATGGCTCTTACCTTGCCGGTCCCGATGACCTCTATGT
This Thiomicrospira cyclica ALM1 DNA region includes the following protein-coding sequences:
- the trxA gene encoding thioredoxin TrxA, with the translated sequence MSDKIFVTSDANFEAEVLNSSLPVLVDFWAEWCGPCKMIAPILDDIATEYAGKVKVVKLNIDENPSTPPQYGVRGIPTLMLFKNGEVDATQVGALSKSQLCTFLDNNL
- a CDS encoding glycosyltransferase family protein, with amino-acid sequence MSDFFQNGTVTTFHNLTQRSVEALEKDLMQFSQSRPMTLILPSLFSELSGAALSKIVDELAQVPYLTEIVIGLDRANQQEFDFAKRFFARLPQAHKILWNDGPNIQGVMQPLVDLGLAPQEPGKGKNVWGCFGYVLASQRAQVVALHDCDVITYEREMLARLFYPVAHPTFNFVFSKGYYARHADGKLNGRVARLLVTPLLRALETVLGPDDLLAYLDSFRYPLAGEFALEVNALRDVRIPSDWGLEIGILAEIRRNFSNRRVCQVEIADRYDHKHQQVSFDDANGGLSRMSQDIAKSLYRKLATSGHQFSRATLRSIRAVYHRTALDQLESYAFDAEMNGLTLDRHEEERVVELFADNIISAGDAFIAMVDEQPFVPNWNRVISARPSILQELREAVERDNS
- a CDS encoding sugar phosphorylase; amino-acid sequence: MSSLDPHLAQILARLQRLYPMEQAHACFEQLCNAMQTSRSRLATSDNSEQVQQSSPSWSQQDVVLISYGDSIYDASAGMPLQVLDAFLQKHVQDAISHVHLLPFFPYSSDDGFSVIDYLQVDPDLGDWADIAALHKRYKLMFDYVLNHVSRESLWFTDFKANVAPFNQFFIEVDPSTDVSMVVRPRNTPLLVPAYTHAGRKWVWATFSADQIDLNFENPAVLLKMLEVLLFYIEQGAEIVRLDAVAFLWKVLGTPSIHLPQTHEVVKMIRDVMAWVSPNSLVLTETNVPHQENVSYFGAGDEAHLVYQFSLAPLVLHALYRGDGNYLTAWAQDLAAPPPGCNYLNFTASHDGIGLRPVEGLLPEREIEDLIAGMHRQGGYVSMRSRPDGTQSPYEINISLFSAFRETCHGLGPDQWQVDRFICSQLIMLSLQGIPALYIHSLLATVNDQEGVERTGRTRSINRRKWERPYLEALLAREHSPNAKVLKRLVAVLKRRKKHRAFHPDTRQQVLDLGPAFFALWRGLEELKFPLLAVFNLTNDFQNFDLVHQLADLPMVASQNDQWVNLLDQQTYDTAENQLLMAPYQVLWLMPAQIDDVNPLWAMQTD
- a CDS encoding HAD-IIB family hydrolase, coding for MIDWLITTDLDGTLLNHHTYDVSGIAEIIERLQSQHIPVILNSSKTLAELSAWRHQLNLSSPVIAENGGVVAHHATTCYGALLTDFLPKLHHWRDQQEEASFVGFSDWSVAEVAKATGLSVEEARLAKTRWVTEPIQWLGTEALLKQFQTFIASLGLQCVAGGRFYHLMGHHSKSTALQHLLADPHSGLPTATYKVLALGDGENDRAMLMAADVAVVMPKPDGSYLKLATRPGYEVIYSPLAAPNGWIQAVIQRIFQEAI
- the uvrD gene encoding DNA helicase II; the protein is MDVNYILDGLNDAQRQAVTLETGHGLVLAGAGSGKTRVLVHRIAWVVEVLGASPYNVLAVTFTNKAAREMRGRMEALMGPAAKSVTMGTFHGIAYQLLRQHYQAAGLPQAFQILDSDDQKRMVKRLLKAMNLDETQWPVKQVVGFINSEKEEGRRAKHVDAGHNPYLKTLVAVYESYEQQCQQAGLVDFAELLLRAHELWLRSPEVLAFYQQRYQHILVDEFQDTNSLQYAWLRVLAGGRGRLFVVGDDDQSIYGWRGAKVENIRLFEQQFAEVALVRLEQNYRSTNRILLAANHLISHNTERMGKNLWSDGEPGEPILIYEAFNDLDECQYVIEQIQGWLREGGTREQVAILYRSNSQSRVFEQGLLQAEMPYRIYGGLRFYDRAEIKDVLAYLRLIMNSADDAAFERVYNLPTRGLGDKTMQQVRDLARDQACSMWQASELLLNQGGLAARAKGALQGFLNLITELASLQPSLALADFVLQVMQDSGLQAHYEKDRSEQGQSKLENLDELVNAAASFEKRQDLQADTDNDNSLLNFLAQATLEAGDNQASAGESAIQLMTLHAAKGLEFPLVFMVGMEEGLFPSQSSQDDPSRLEEERRLAYVGITRAEQRLFMCAAQRRRLHGNEIYSQPSRFLRELPEDAVNWVRMSGRVQPTRAWGNEASTQNAATNETGLSLGQAVFHQKFGQGVVMATEGSGDHTRIQVSFKHAGVKWLVMAYANLTPA